The following are encoded together in the Adhaeribacter arboris genome:
- the trpB gene encoding tryptophan synthase subunit beta, with protein sequence MDFSVDERGYYGKFGGAYIPEMLYPNVEELRQKYLDIIYEPSFQEELDELLRDYVGRPTPLYYAKRLSEKFNTKIYLKREDLAHTGAHKINNTVGQILLAKRLGKKRIIAETGAGQHGVATATVCALAGLECIVYMGQIDTERQKPNVARMKLLGAKVIPVTSGSQTLKDATNEAIRDWISNPEDTHYIIGSVVGPHPYPDMVARFQAVISAEVRQQLLYKEGTEFPNYVVACVGGGSNAAGAFYHYLNEPAVNLVAVEAAGHGVNSGLSAATSVLGSLGIIHGSKTLLMQTEDGQIVEPHSISAGLDYPGIGPMHAHLYDSGRAKFYAITDEEAMQGVVLCSRMEGIIPAIESAHAIAALHYMQLKPDDVVVLNLSGRGDKDLQTIINYLDEHDVQ encoded by the coding sequence ATGGATTTTTCTGTTGATGAACGGGGGTATTATGGTAAGTTCGGTGGCGCTTACATCCCGGAAATGTTATACCCGAACGTAGAAGAACTGCGCCAGAAATACTTGGATATTATCTACGAACCCAGCTTTCAGGAAGAATTAGATGAACTGCTGCGCGATTACGTGGGCCGGCCTACGCCTTTGTATTACGCTAAGCGCCTTTCCGAAAAATTTAACACCAAAATTTACCTGAAACGCGAAGACTTAGCCCATACCGGCGCGCACAAAATAAACAATACTGTTGGACAAATTTTACTGGCCAAACGGCTGGGCAAAAAACGTATTATTGCTGAAACTGGAGCCGGTCAGCACGGCGTTGCTACGGCTACGGTTTGCGCGTTGGCTGGTCTGGAGTGTATTGTATACATGGGGCAGATTGATACCGAACGCCAAAAGCCCAACGTAGCCCGCATGAAATTGCTCGGCGCCAAGGTAATACCGGTAACTTCCGGTAGTCAAACCTTAAAAGATGCCACCAACGAGGCTATCCGCGACTGGATCAGCAACCCCGAAGACACGCATTACATTATAGGTTCCGTTGTAGGTCCACACCCGTACCCCGACATGGTAGCCCGTTTTCAGGCGGTAATCAGTGCCGAAGTACGGCAACAGTTGTTGTATAAAGAAGGTACCGAGTTTCCGAATTACGTAGTGGCCTGCGTGGGCGGCGGTAGCAATGCGGCGGGCGCTTTTTACCATTATTTAAACGAACCAGCCGTAAACTTAGTGGCAGTGGAAGCCGCAGGTCACGGTGTAAATTCTGGTTTATCTGCCGCAACTTCCGTTTTAGGTTCTTTGGGTATTATTCACGGGAGCAAAACCTTACTCATGCAAACCGAAGACGGCCAGATTGTAGAACCACATTCTATTTCGGCGGGTCTGGATTACCCGGGTATCGGGCCCATGCACGCGCACTTGTACGACAGCGGCCGGGCTAAATTCTACGCCATCACCGACGAAGAAGCCATGCAGGGCGTGGTATTGTGCAGCCGGATGGAAGGGATTATTCCGGCCATTGAATCGGCGCACGCCATTGCCGCTTTACATTACATGCAGTTAAAACCCGATGATGTAGTGGTATTAAACCTATCGGGACGCGGCGATAAAGATTTGCAAACCATTATTAATTACCTCGACGAGCATGATGTACAATAA
- the trpC gene encoding indole-3-glycerol phosphate synthase TrpC: MNILEQIAAYKRQEVAERKALFPVKLLEQSIYFETPPVSFRKYLLREDLHGIIAEFKRKSPSLGVINAHTSVERTTIGYMQAGASALSVLTDTQFFGGKNEDLTIARKFNFCPILRKDFIIDEYQIIEAKSIGADVILLIAGILEADEVTRLATFAKSLGLEILLEVHDREELERTLTDQVDAIGVNNRNLKDFSVSINTSKELAALIPDTFVKVSESGIGQAETILDLRSYGYRGFLMGEAFMKTSRPEKTLAALIESLKTAKSAFA; encoded by the coding sequence ATGAACATACTCGAACAAATTGCCGCCTATAAGCGCCAGGAAGTTGCCGAACGCAAAGCCTTGTTTCCGGTGAAATTACTGGAGCAAAGCATTTATTTCGAAACGCCGCCGGTATCCTTCCGCAAGTATTTACTGCGCGAAGATCTGCACGGTATTATTGCCGAGTTTAAGCGAAAATCGCCTTCGCTGGGGGTAATTAACGCGCATACTTCCGTGGAGCGCACCACCATTGGATACATGCAAGCAGGTGCATCAGCTTTATCTGTACTTACGGATACCCAATTTTTTGGCGGCAAGAACGAGGATTTAACCATTGCCCGCAAGTTTAACTTTTGCCCAATTTTGCGCAAAGATTTTATCATCGACGAGTACCAGATCATCGAAGCCAAATCTATCGGCGCGGACGTTATCTTACTAATTGCCGGTATCCTGGAAGCCGATGAAGTAACCCGCTTAGCCACCTTTGCGAAATCTTTGGGTTTAGAAATTTTACTGGAAGTACACGACCGCGAAGAACTGGAGCGTACCTTAACCGACCAGGTAGATGCCATTGGGGTAAATAACCGGAATTTGAAAGATTTTAGTGTCAGTATAAATACTTCCAAAGAACTGGCCGCGCTCATTCCTGATACCTTCGTGAAAGTTTCGGAAAGCGGCATTGGCCAGGCCGAAACCATTCTGGATTTGCGGTCTTATGGTTACCGCGGTTTCTTAATGGGCGAAGCTTTTATGAAAACCAGCCGGCCTGAAAAAACTTTAGCCGCGCTCATTGAATCTTTAAAAACCGCCAAGTCGGCCTTCGCTTAA
- a CDS encoding NAD(P)-dependent oxidoreductase, producing MKKLIVGILREGKVPPDKRVPLTPLKCQEAVTVYPELEIIVQPSAIRSYSDQEYRDLHIRVQEDLSECDVLMGVKEVPIKDLLPDKTYFFFSHTIKKQPHNQPLLRAILQKNITLIDYETLTNTKGERTVAFGRYAGIVGAYNGIMTYGKKWKLFDLHPAHQCLDIEDMEEEYFKVKALPPIKIAVTGGGRVAHGIMEVLDKMGIRKVSVYDYLYLTFTEPVYAQLHSSDYNRRRDGRVWDNVDFYRNPHEYESTFDKFIPVTDVLMAGAYWNPAAPKLFTIEDMQRPDFKINTIADVTCDVDGSIPCTKRASSIPEPVYDYNSFTQELEPPFSQPTNITVMAVDNLPCELPRSASRDFGRQLIDEVFPHLLNNDPEGILARATITKNGRLTHRYAYLQEYAAGFLEESKSSLI from the coding sequence ATGAAAAAACTAATTGTAGGAATACTTCGTGAAGGGAAAGTCCCCCCTGATAAACGCGTACCTTTAACCCCGCTAAAATGTCAGGAAGCTGTTACCGTTTATCCGGAGTTGGAAATAATTGTGCAGCCTAGCGCTATCCGGAGCTACTCCGACCAGGAATACCGTGATTTACATATTCGGGTACAGGAAGATTTATCGGAATGCGATGTGTTGATGGGAGTAAAAGAAGTGCCTATTAAGGATTTGTTACCCGATAAAACCTACTTTTTTTTCTCGCATACCATTAAAAAGCAACCTCATAACCAACCGCTGCTGCGGGCAATACTGCAAAAGAATATTACGCTAATTGATTACGAAACCCTCACCAATACGAAAGGGGAACGGACCGTAGCTTTTGGGCGCTACGCCGGAATAGTGGGCGCTTACAATGGGATAATGACGTACGGCAAAAAATGGAAGTTATTCGACCTGCACCCGGCCCACCAATGTTTGGATATTGAAGATATGGAGGAAGAATATTTCAAAGTTAAAGCCTTACCTCCCATTAAAATTGCGGTAACGGGGGGAGGCAGAGTAGCGCACGGGATTATGGAAGTTCTCGACAAAATGGGCATCCGGAAAGTTAGTGTTTATGATTATTTGTATCTAACCTTTACCGAACCGGTATACGCGCAACTGCATTCTTCCGATTATAACCGGCGCCGCGATGGCCGGGTTTGGGACAACGTAGATTTTTACCGGAACCCCCACGAATACGAATCTACCTTCGATAAATTTATACCGGTTACGGATGTGCTAATGGCGGGTGCTTACTGGAATCCGGCGGCCCCAAAGTTATTTACCATAGAAGATATGCAGCGACCAGATTTTAAAATCAATACCATTGCCGATGTTACCTGCGATGTAGATGGTTCCATACCTTGTACCAAACGAGCCAGTAGTATTCCGGAGCCCGTTTACGATTATAACTCGTTTACGCAAGAACTGGAACCGCCTTTTAGCCAACCAACGAATATTACAGTTATGGCGGTGGACAATCTGCCTTGCGAATTGCCCCGGAGTGCTTCCCGGGATTTTGGCCGCCAACTGATTGATGAAGTATTTCCGCACCTCTTAAACAATGACCCGGAAGGAATTCTGGCCCGCGCTACTATTACGAAAAATGGCAGACTCACGCACCGGTACGCGTATTTACAAGAATACGCCGCAGGATTTTTGGAAGAGAGTAAAAGTAGTTTGATATAG
- the trpA gene encoding tryptophan synthase subunit alpha produces the protein MMYNKIAQLFKNQPGRSLNVYFTAGFPELESTTTILQTLQEAGADLVEIGMPYSDPLADGPTIQQSNTVALNNGMSIKKLFEQLNNVRDTVTLPIILMGYLNPVLQFGFENFCREAARVGVDGLIIPDMPLVEYEEEYQAIFEKYNLSAIFLITPQTSEDRIRKIDDLTNAFIYMVSTASTTGNTVAGTDNQLAYFERIKQMNLKNPKLIGFGISDKKSFDLACRYAEGAIIGSAFIKVIQQPTGLQENIRDFIYLIKSGEEIFS, from the coding sequence ATGATGTACAATAAAATAGCCCAACTTTTTAAAAATCAACCCGGTCGCAGCCTGAACGTGTACTTTACCGCGGGCTTTCCGGAGTTAGAATCCACTACCACTATTTTGCAAACCCTGCAGGAGGCCGGTGCCGATTTAGTAGAAATTGGCATGCCGTACTCCGATCCTTTAGCCGATGGCCCAACCATTCAGCAGAGTAACACGGTGGCTCTGAATAATGGTATGTCTATTAAAAAGTTGTTTGAGCAACTGAATAACGTGCGGGATACCGTAACGCTTCCCATTATTCTGATGGGTTATTTAAATCCGGTGCTGCAATTTGGTTTTGAGAATTTTTGCCGCGAAGCTGCCCGGGTAGGGGTAGATGGTCTGATTATTCCGGATATGCCTTTGGTAGAGTACGAAGAAGAATACCAGGCCATTTTCGAAAAATATAACCTGAGCGCCATTTTCCTGATTACGCCGCAAACCTCCGAAGACCGCATCCGCAAAATTGATGACCTCACCAATGCCTTTATTTACATGGTTTCCACGGCCAGCACCACCGGTAACACCGTAGCCGGCACTGATAACCAGTTGGCTTATTTTGAGCGGATCAAACAGATGAATTTAAAAAATCCGAAGCTGATCGGCTTTGGGATTTCCGATAAAAAATCTTTCGACTTGGCTTGCCGCTACGCTGAAGGTGCCATTATTGGTAGTGCCTTTATTAAAGTTATTCAGCAACCCACCGGCTTACAAGAAAACATCCGCGACTTTATTTATCTGATTAAATCGGGCGAGGAGATATTTAGTTAG
- a CDS encoding DUF4136 domain-containing protein, with translation MRIIKYISFVVLLSLATACAPYVNVSTDYDHSINFQQYRSFNWYSNKAGVKHDSLQYDTFFDKRMQNALKANLSQRGIEFSEKPEFYVNYNVSFANQTTANSGPFYPYGYYGGYSRFNNTSQYKEGTIIVDLIDARNNQLIWRGVGESEVRSRNIPEDKVIEIVNSILSKFPPKN, from the coding sequence ATGAGAATAATAAAGTATATAAGTTTTGTAGTTTTATTAAGTTTAGCTACCGCTTGTGCTCCCTACGTTAATGTAAGTACCGATTACGATCATTCGATTAACTTTCAGCAATACCGTTCTTTTAACTGGTACAGTAATAAAGCTGGGGTGAAGCATGATTCTTTACAATACGATACTTTCTTTGATAAGCGGATGCAGAATGCCCTTAAAGCGAACTTATCACAAAGAGGAATAGAATTCTCCGAAAAACCAGAATTCTACGTAAACTATAATGTTAGCTTTGCTAACCAAACAACTGCTAATTCCGGTCCATTTTATCCGTACGGTTACTATGGAGGTTACAGCCGTTTTAACAACACGAGCCAATATAAAGAGGGTACTATTATTGTGGATTTAATTGATGCCCGGAATAACCAATTAATCTGGCGTGGTGTGGGTGAATCGGAAGTACGTAGCCGTAACATTCCGGAAGACAAAGTAATTGAAATAGTAAATAGTATTTTAAGTAAGTTTCCACCCAAAAATTAA
- the gcvP gene encoding aminomethyl-transferring glycine dehydrogenase yields the protein MLIKTKPADIFKERHNGPVKQSMQDMLKTIGVDSLDQLMEETVPAAIRLKKPLAIPAALTERDFLKKFSAIAKKNKVFKSYIGLGYHDTVTPPVIQRNILENPGWYTAYTPYQAEIAQGRLEALINYQTMVMDLTAMEIANASLLDEATAAAEAMNMFYGLRKNTRKNATRFFVSEQVLPQTIDVLKTRATPLGWELVIGDHRTADLTDTTLFGALVQYPATDGELFNYTDFITTAHQQDILVAVAADLLSLTLLTPPGEMGADAVVGNSQRFGVPMGYGGPHAGFLATRDAYKRSLPGRIIGQSVDMHGNKAYRMALQTREQHIRREKATSNICTAQVLLAVMAGMYAVYHGPRRLKYIALNIHLLTQLLEQGITELGLEQVNENYFDTLKIKVESAELKNAIRREAEASAINFRYFADNFIGISLHENTDLYDVKAILAVFTKVMNQQTSVNELTELPHETDITWPENLLRTSEYLQHEAFNQHHSELEILRYMKYLENKDISLVHGMIPLGSCTMKLNSTAEMLPVTWPEIGSLHPFVPADQTEGYKQIFTDLENWLCEITGFAGISLQPNSGAQGEYAGLMVIRAYHEANGHQHRNIALIPSSAHGTNPASAVMAGMKVIIVKCDDRGNIDVEDLRAKAIQHQNDLSCLMVTYPSTHGVYEESIIQICQIIHENGGRVYMDGANMNAQVGLTSPATIGADVCHLNLHKTFCIPHGGGGPGVGPIGVVADLVPYLPGHALVKTGGEQAISAVSAAPWGSASILPISYAYIAMMGGEGLTEATKMAILNANYIKARLKDYYPVLYTGVNGRCAHEMILDCRAFKKVSIEVEDIAKRLMDYCFHAPTVSFPVAGTLMIEPTESESKEEIDRFCEAMISIRAEIQEVEEGTADQKNNVLKNAPHTMAVGLSDNWTLPYSREKAVFPYPFARTHKIWPTVSRIDSAYGDRNLICSCTPLEAYSQPELAQTATGID from the coding sequence ATGTTGATAAAAACCAAGCCCGCCGATATTTTTAAGGAACGCCATAATGGTCCGGTAAAGCAATCCATGCAGGATATGTTAAAAACCATTGGGGTAGATTCGCTGGATCAATTGATGGAAGAAACCGTTCCGGCGGCTATTCGCCTGAAGAAACCTTTAGCTATACCAGCCGCTTTAACCGAACGCGATTTTTTAAAAAAATTCAGCGCTATTGCTAAGAAAAATAAAGTATTTAAATCCTACATTGGTTTAGGCTACCACGATACGGTTACGCCACCCGTAATTCAGCGCAACATTCTAGAGAATCCGGGCTGGTACACCGCATATACCCCTTACCAAGCCGAAATAGCCCAAGGCCGTTTAGAAGCTCTTATTAATTACCAGACCATGGTAATGGACCTAACTGCCATGGAAATCGCTAATGCCTCGTTACTGGATGAAGCTACCGCTGCCGCCGAAGCCATGAACATGTTTTATGGTCTGCGGAAAAATACCCGGAAAAATGCAACCCGATTCTTTGTGTCGGAGCAGGTATTACCGCAAACGATTGATGTATTAAAAACCCGGGCTACTCCACTGGGTTGGGAGCTGGTAATTGGCGATCATCGCACCGCCGATTTAACGGATACTACTTTATTTGGCGCTTTGGTACAATACCCGGCTACCGATGGTGAGTTATTTAATTATACTGATTTTATTACCACGGCCCACCAGCAAGACATTTTAGTTGCCGTCGCCGCCGATTTACTTAGCTTAACCCTGCTCACTCCTCCCGGGGAAATGGGAGCCGATGCAGTAGTGGGCAACAGCCAGCGTTTTGGGGTACCCATGGGTTATGGCGGTCCGCACGCCGGTTTTCTGGCTACCCGCGATGCCTATAAACGTTCGTTACCAGGGCGGATTATTGGCCAATCCGTAGATATGCACGGCAATAAAGCCTACCGAATGGCTTTGCAAACCCGTGAGCAGCACATTCGGCGGGAAAAAGCAACTTCTAACATTTGTACTGCGCAAGTTCTGTTAGCCGTTATGGCTGGCATGTACGCCGTTTACCACGGGCCGCGCCGCCTGAAATATATTGCCTTGAATATTCATTTGCTTACCCAGTTATTAGAACAGGGAATTACAGAATTAGGCCTGGAACAAGTAAACGAAAATTATTTCGATACCTTAAAAATTAAAGTAGAAAGCGCGGAGCTTAAAAATGCTATTCGGCGCGAAGCCGAAGCTTCTGCAATCAACTTCCGGTACTTTGCGGATAATTTCATTGGCATTTCTCTGCACGAAAATACGGACTTATATGATGTAAAAGCAATTTTAGCAGTATTTACCAAAGTGATGAATCAGCAAACTTCGGTAAATGAGTTAACGGAATTGCCGCACGAAACAGATATTACCTGGCCGGAGAATCTTTTACGTACCAGCGAGTACCTGCAGCACGAAGCATTTAACCAGCACCACTCGGAACTCGAAATATTGCGGTACATGAAATACCTCGAAAATAAAGATATTTCGTTGGTTCATGGTATGATTCCGTTGGGTTCGTGTACCATGAAATTAAATTCTACGGCGGAAATGTTACCCGTTACCTGGCCGGAAATTGGCAGTTTGCACCCGTTTGTGCCGGCAGATCAGACCGAAGGTTATAAACAAATATTTACGGATCTTGAAAATTGGCTTTGTGAAATAACCGGGTTTGCCGGCATTTCCTTACAACCTAATTCCGGTGCGCAAGGAGAGTATGCAGGTTTAATGGTTATTCGTGCTTACCACGAAGCGAATGGTCATCAACATAGGAATATTGCGTTAATACCCTCTTCGGCGCACGGTACTAACCCGGCTTCGGCGGTAATGGCCGGAATGAAAGTTATTATTGTAAAATGCGATGATCGCGGCAATATCGATGTGGAAGATTTACGGGCGAAAGCCATTCAGCATCAAAATGATCTTTCCTGCCTCATGGTAACCTACCCTTCTACTCACGGGGTTTACGAGGAAAGTATTATCCAGATTTGCCAGATTATTCATGAAAATGGCGGCCGGGTGTACATGGATGGGGCCAACATGAACGCGCAGGTAGGCCTGACTAGTCCGGCTACCATTGGGGCGGATGTATGCCATTTAAATCTGCATAAAACTTTTTGTATTCCGCACGGCGGCGGTGGGCCGGGGGTAGGTCCAATTGGCGTGGTAGCCGATTTAGTACCTTATTTACCGGGTCATGCTTTAGTAAAAACTGGTGGAGAGCAAGCTATTTCCGCGGTATCGGCGGCACCTTGGGGATCGGCTAGTATATTACCCATTTCCTACGCTTACATTGCCATGATGGGCGGAGAAGGGTTAACCGAAGCTACTAAAATGGCTATTTTAAACGCTAATTATATTAAAGCCAGGCTAAAGGATTATTATCCGGTTTTATACACGGGTGTTAACGGGCGTTGCGCGCACGAAATGATTCTGGATTGCCGGGCTTTTAAAAAGGTGAGCATTGAAGTAGAAGATATTGCCAAACGTTTAATGGATTATTGTTTCCATGCGCCGACGGTGTCGTTTCCGGTGGCTGGTACTTTAATGATAGAACCCACCGAAAGCGAATCGAAAGAAGAAATTGATCGTTTCTGTGAGGCCATGATTTCTATTCGCGCCGAAATTCAGGAAGTAGAAGAAGGTACCGCCGACCAGAAAAACAATGTCCTTAAAAATGCTCCCCATACCATGGCAGTAGGATTATCCGATAACTGGACTTTACCATATAGCCGGGAAAAAGCAGTGTTCCCGTATCCATTCGCCCGCACGCATAAAATTTGGCCAACCGTTAGCCGCATCGACTCGGCCTACGGAGATCGGAACTTAATTTGTTCCTGTACTCCGCTGGAGGCCTATTCCCAACCTGAGCTTGCGCAAACAGCAACGGGCATAGACTAA
- a CDS encoding GIY-YIG nuclease family protein, protein MQGNYFVYNTTNPRKTVLYTGVTNNLTVRLQQHYQNRGKSETFAGKYYCYKLVYYERYSNATMAIEREKEIKDLSREAKEVLIRKSNPDWAFLIVTD, encoded by the coding sequence ATGCAAGGGAATTACTTTGTGTATAATACTACTAATCCCCGGAAAACGGTGCTTTATACAGGCGTAACTAACAACTTAACCGTGCGCTTACAACAGCATTACCAAAACCGAGGAAAATCGGAAACTTTTGCTGGTAAATATTACTGCTATAAATTGGTGTATTACGAACGATATTCTAATGCTACTATGGCCATTGAAAGAGAAAAAGAAATCAAGGATTTAAGCCGCGAGGCAAAAGAAGTGCTCATCCGGAAATCTAATCCGGATTGGGCTTTTCTGATAGTAACGGATTAG
- a CDS encoding bifunctional 3-deoxy-7-phosphoheptulonate synthase/chorismate mutase, translating to MIIQLQNQVAEADRKAIIEKIKSFRYKVTPVTTQRGDYLIGIGKAEFDIRSLGHMPGIKDLHIVSDDYKLVSRKWKVNPSVVDLGDGVEIKQGNFTLMAGPCSIETEEQVEKTIAHLVANNVRIMRGGVFKPRSSPYSFRGLGIDGLKMFYAKCQEHGIKIITEVMQVSQIAPMYDYTDIYQVGARNTQNFNLLDELGKVDKPVMIKRGISGTIDELLYSAEYVFSGGNEKLMLCERGIRTYETASRNTLDLNAVPILKDKTHLPVIVDPSHGMGIRDYIEPMALAAVMAGADGIIYETHEKPEEAASDGAQTLNFAESEQLVKKLRATYELRQKLG from the coding sequence ATGATCATCCAATTACAAAACCAAGTTGCTGAAGCGGATAGAAAAGCCATTATCGAAAAAATAAAAAGCTTTCGCTACAAAGTTACACCCGTAACCACCCAGCGCGGCGATTACCTGATTGGCATCGGAAAGGCCGAATTTGATATCCGGAGCCTGGGGCACATGCCCGGCATTAAAGACTTGCACATTGTATCGGATGATTATAAGCTGGTGTCGCGAAAGTGGAAAGTAAACCCTTCGGTGGTAGATTTAGGCGATGGCGTAGAGATAAAACAAGGTAATTTTACTCTAATGGCCGGCCCGTGTTCCATCGAAACCGAAGAACAAGTGGAAAAAACCATTGCGCATCTGGTAGCCAATAACGTGCGGATAATGCGGGGCGGTGTGTTTAAACCGCGCAGTTCGCCGTATTCGTTCCGGGGTTTGGGCATTGATGGATTAAAAATGTTCTACGCCAAATGCCAGGAACACGGCATCAAAATTATTACGGAGGTAATGCAGGTTTCGCAAATCGCGCCCATGTACGATTATACCGATATTTACCAGGTGGGTGCCCGCAATACCCAAAATTTTAATTTACTCGATGAACTAGGCAAAGTAGATAAACCCGTAATGATTAAACGCGGTATTTCCGGCACCATTGATGAATTATTGTATTCGGCGGAGTACGTGTTCTCGGGAGGTAACGAAAAACTCATGCTCTGCGAACGCGGCATCCGGACGTACGAAACGGCCAGTCGCAATACTTTGGATTTAAACGCCGTACCCATTTTGAAAGATAAAACGCATTTACCCGTTATCGTAGATCCGTCGCACGGCATGGGCATCCGGGATTACATTGAGCCCATGGCTTTGGCCGCGGTGATGGCCGGCGCCGACGGCATTATTTACGAAACCCACGAAAAGCCGGAAGAAGCCGCTTCGGATGGCGCCCAAACCTTAAACTTCGCGGAGTCCGAGCAACTGGTGAAAAAGCTGCGAGCTACTTACGAACTGCGTCAGAAATTAGGGTAA
- a CDS encoding chaperone modulator CbpM, translating to MMNYIAIEEFCQHYGVEVRLIQEFANFGLVRLHTNQDRQVIPASEVKQLERMLRLALDLDLNPEGIDVILNMRQEMQRLRRKTQRLQNRLRRLEQERHWNLLEGPQSRGFIVDVGE from the coding sequence ATGATGAACTACATCGCCATCGAAGAATTTTGTCAGCATTACGGCGTAGAGGTACGTCTTATTCAGGAATTTGCCAACTTCGGTTTAGTGCGCTTACATACGAACCAAGACCGCCAGGTAATTCCTGCTTCGGAGGTAAAGCAGTTAGAACGGATGCTCCGCTTAGCGCTGGATTTAGATCTTAACCCGGAAGGCATTGATGTCATTTTAAATATGCGGCAGGAAATGCAGCGACTGCGCCGGAAAACGCAACGACTGCAAAACCGCCTCCGCCGCCTGGAACAAGAACGCCACTGGAATTTATTGGAAGGCCCGCAAAGCCGTGGATTTATTGTGGATGTAGGAGAATAA
- a CDS encoding phosphoribosylanthranilate isomerase: MTTSSVTTLLKTEPTTLQVKVCGMREPENIGELVALQPDYIGFIFYRKSARYAGEKLNPEYIKHLPATVQKVGVFVDESLETILALTKKFGLQAVQLHGQETPEFCKQLKQAGFLVLKAFALDDDFDFKILEPYEGTCDYYLFDTKGQQHGGNGVTFNWNILENYHLNTPFFLSGGLDLEHATAIKTGRWPWLRGIDINSRFELEPGLKNISKVKKMLTAFRE; the protein is encoded by the coding sequence ATGACTACCTCCTCTGTAACGACTCTCTTAAAAACGGAACCTACTACTTTACAAGTAAAAGTGTGCGGCATGCGGGAGCCCGAAAACATTGGGGAGTTAGTAGCCTTGCAACCCGATTACATTGGTTTTATATTTTACCGGAAATCGGCCCGGTACGCCGGCGAAAAACTAAATCCCGAATACATCAAACACCTGCCGGCAACCGTGCAAAAAGTAGGCGTTTTTGTAGATGAATCGCTGGAAACTATTCTGGCTTTAACAAAAAAGTTTGGCCTACAAGCCGTGCAACTCCACGGACAAGAAACCCCGGAATTTTGTAAGCAATTAAAGCAGGCTGGTTTCTTAGTATTAAAAGCTTTCGCGCTGGACGATGATTTTGATTTTAAAATTTTAGAGCCTTACGAGGGAACTTGCGATTATTATTTGTTTGATACTAAGGGCCAGCAACACGGGGGCAACGGCGTTACTTTTAACTGGAATATTCTGGAAAATTATCACTTAAATACGCCCTTTTTCCTGAGCGGCGGCTTAGATCTGGAACATGCCACTGCCATCAAAACCGGCCGATGGCCCTGGCTCCGGGGCATCGACATTAACAGCCGGTTTGAACTGGAACCCGGCTTAAAAAATATTTCCAAAGTAAAAAAAATGCTAACCGCATTTCGAGAGTAA